A window of the Microvirga terrae genome harbors these coding sequences:
- a CDS encoding nuclear transport factor 2 family protein: MAAPNDHVSLLRQAYARWVETSGRDCECWMNIIADDVTLGSLAEGSPQVPFTARRTSKAGVRAYLEDLMRDWEMISHAMDEFIAQNDRVAVVGRVVWRHKGTGKVADTRKVDIWRFHNGKAVDFEEYYDTAGLIAAATS; this comes from the coding sequence ATGGCAGCCCCGAATGACCATGTTTCCCTTCTTCGCCAAGCCTATGCCCGATGGGTGGAGACCAGCGGCCGCGACTGCGAATGCTGGATGAACATCATTGCCGATGATGTCACCCTCGGCTCCCTGGCGGAGGGTTCGCCGCAAGTGCCCTTCACGGCCCGCCGGACCAGCAAGGCGGGCGTGCGTGCCTATCTTGAGGACCTCATGCGCGACTGGGAGATGATCTCCCACGCCATGGACGAGTTCATCGCCCAGAACGATCGCGTGGCCGTGGTGGGACGGGTGGTCTGGCGCCACAAGGGAACGGGCAAGGTGGCAGACACCCGGAAGGTCGACATCTGGCGGTTCCATAACGGCAAGGCGGTCGATTTCGAGGAATACTATGACACCGCCGGGCTCATCGCCGCGGCGACATCGTAG